Within the Streptomyces sp. NBC_00554 genome, the region TGCGTCACGGGCCCGTCCGGGCGGCCGGTGATCGCGACCGTCGTCGCACCGTGTTCGAAGGCGACCCGGAGAGGTTCGATGACGTCGCCGGTCGAGCCGGAGTGGGTGATGGATATCGCCACGTCCTTGGCGCGCAGCTGCACCGCGTTGGTGACGGCGAGGTGCGGGTCGCTGTGCGCGTGGGCTATGAGCCCGATGCGGAGCAGCTTCTGCGCGAGGTCCTGGGCGACGAGACCGGACGCGCCCTGCCCGTAGATGTCGATACGGCGGGCGGCGGCGAGCGCGGTGACCGCCGCGCTGAGCTGGGCCATGTCGAGCCCGGCCGCGGTGTCGGCGAGGGTCTGCTGCTCGTCGTACGCGAGCTTGGCGACCACGTCGGCGATGGGGTCGTCGACCGCGATGTCCGCGGTGACTGCGGGCGCGCGGCCCGACTGCTGCTGGGCGGCGAGCCCGGCGAGCGCGAGGCGCAGGTCGCGGTAGCCGGGGTAGCCGAGGAGGCGGGCGGTGCGGACCACCGTCGCCTCGCTGGTACCGGTGAGTTCGGCCAGGCCGGTGACCGTGAGGGCCGCGCAGCCCGCCGGGTCGGCGGCGACGGCCTCCGCGACCCGCTGCATGGA harbors:
- a CDS encoding MurR/RpiR family transcriptional regulator, with the protein product MTRDVKEIFAGEAPPAPAALAAKVRTLAPSMTRSMQRVAEAVAADPAGCAALTVTGLAELTGTSEATVVRTARLLGYPGYRDLRLALAGLAAQQQSGRAPAVTADIAVDDPIADVVAKLAYDEQQTLADTAAGLDMAQLSAAVTALAAARRIDIYGQGASGLVAQDLAQKLLRIGLIAHAHSDPHLAVTNAVQLRAKDVAISITHSGSTGDVIEPLRVAFEHGATTVAITGRPDGPVTQYADHILTTSTARESELRPAAMSSRTSQLLVVDCLFVGVAQRTYATAAPALSASYEALAHRHSPRGRSR